GACTGCGTCGACGCCCGACTCCAGCCAGAGCCGTGCATCCAGGGCCGACAACCCTCCAGCTGCAATGCAATAGGGCAATGGCGAGAGGGGGCCCGCCAGCGAGCTCCAATAGCTCGGGCCAACACTGCTGGCGGGGAACAGCTTCACCGCTGGCGCCCCGAGCGCTTGGGCCTGGGCCACTTCCGATGGGGTGTATACGCCAGGAATCAGGGTGATGCCGTCCTGACGGGCTTGCGCCAAGAGTTGCGGCTCAAGAATCGGAGAGACGACATAGTCCAGACCGGCGGCTTGCGCGGCGACCAGGCCCTGGAAACAGCGGACCGACGCCGCGCCAAGCCGAAGTGCGGGAAAGCGTTCACGCAGGTCGATCGCCAGATCGACCCAGGCTGGGGTCAGGGCGACAGCGAGCTCGACATGCTGCAGACCAGCATCCATCAGTTGGCTGAGCTGGGCTTCAGCCAGACGACGCTCAGACACACGAAGCACCGCCAGCACAGGCTGGCGGTGCAGTCCCCTCAGGAGGCCCGAGGGATCTGAGGCCCAGGCCTCAGACGTATTCGGCAACGCGGACGTCACTGCGGATCAGCAGCTCTTGCAGATCCTCAGCATCGACGGTCTCGCGCTCCACCAGCATCTCGGCGAGCTCATCGAGCACGCTGCGGTTGCCGTTGAGCACTGCGATCGCCCGCTTGTAGGCCTCAGCCACCAGCAGGCTGACCTCTTCGTCGATGGCGGCAGCGGTGTCCTCGGAGAAATCACGCTCGGAAGCGATGTCACGCCCCAGGAACATGCCGCCCTGGCTGCGGCCGAGGGCCACGGGACCAAGGCGATCACTCATACCGAAGCGGGTGACCATCTGACGAGCAACACGGGCGACCTGCTGGAGGTCGTTGGAGGCACCCGTGGTGACCTCGTCTTCTCCGTAGACGATCTCCTCGGCAACGCGACCGCCGAGGGCAACGGCCATCTGGTTCTGCAGGTAGGCACGGGAATAGAGACCCGATTCCATCCGCTCTTCACTCGGGGTGAAGAAGGTCAGACCACCCGCGTTACCGCGGGGAATGATCGAAATCTTCTGCACCGGGTCGTAGTCCGGCATCAAGGCACCCACTAGAGCGTGGCCGGCCTCGTGATAGGCCACGAGACGCTTGCGCTTCTCGCTCATCACCCTGTCCTTCTTCTCAGGGCCGGCCATGACCCGTTCAATCGCGTCGTTCACCTCATCCATGGAGACTTCGGTGAGCTGACGGCGAGCCGCGAGGATGGCGGCCTCGTTCAGAAGGTTGGCGAGATCAGCACCGGTGTAACCGGGAGTGCGGCGCGCAATCTTGTCGAGATCGACGTCCTTGGAGAGGGTCTTGCCGCGGGCATGGACACCAAGGATCTGCAGACGGCCGGCGTAGTCGGGACGATCCACAACCACCTGACGGTCGAAGCGACCGGGGCGCATCAGCGCCGCATCCAACACGTCGGGGCGGTTGGTGGCCGCAACGATGATGATGCCGGTGTTGCCCTCAAAGCCGTCCATCTCCGTGAGGAGCTGGTTGAGGGTCTGTTCCCGCTCGTCGTTGCCGCCGCCGAGGCCAGCGCCACGCTGACGACCCACGGCGTCGATCTCGTCAATGAAGACGATGCAAGGGGCGTTCTTCTTGGCCTGCTCGAACAGGTCGCGCACCCGGCTGGCACCGACACCCACGAACATCTCGACGAACTCCGAACCGGAGATCGAGAAAAAAGGCACACCGGCCTCGCCAGCGACGGCCTTGGCCAACAGGGTCTTACCGGTACCCGGAGGGCCCACCAGCAGGACACCCTTGGGAATCTTGGCGCCGACGGCGGTGAAGCGATCGGGGTTCTTGAGGAAGTCGACGACCTCGGTCAGCTCGAGCTTGGCGCCTTCAATGCCGGCCACATCACCAAAGGTGACCTGGGTTTCGGGCTCCATCTGAACCCGGGCCTTGCTCTTGCCGAAGTTCATGGCGGGGTTCCCGCCACCGCCCTGGGCACGACGCAAGAGGAAGAAGAGACCACCCAGCAGGAGCAGGGGGAAG
This DNA window, taken from Synechococcus sp. LTW-R, encodes the following:
- a CDS encoding bifunctional 4-hydroxy-2-oxoglutarate aldolase/2-dehydro-3-deoxy-phosphogluconate aldolase, which encodes MTSALPNTSEAWASDPSGLLRGLHRQPVLAVLRVSERRLAEAQLSQLMDAGLQHVELAVALTPAWVDLAIDLRERFPALRLGAASVRCFQGLVAAQAAGLDYVVSPILEPQLLAQARQDGITLIPGVYTPSEVAQAQALGAPAVKLFPASSVGPSYWSSLAGPLSPLPYCIAAGGLSALDARLWLESGVDAVALGGSLFETSTAPGESVKLRPGLTTLLAWLEQRANDALLSD
- the ftsH3 gene encoding ATP-dependent zinc metalloprotease FtsH3, which translates into the protein MKKRWRNAGLYVLLAVVVIAVGTAFLDRPDPANAPRTLRYSDFVEAVEANEVSRVLIAPDRGTAQVVENDGQRAVVNLAPDKDLLKLLEGHKVDIAVEPSRQPQAWQQALGSLIFPLLLLGGLFFLLRRAQGGGGNPAMNFGKSKARVQMEPETQVTFGDVAGIEGAKLELTEVVDFLKNPDRFTAVGAKIPKGVLLVGPPGTGKTLLAKAVAGEAGVPFFSISGSEFVEMFVGVGASRVRDLFEQAKKNAPCIVFIDEIDAVGRQRGAGLGGGNDEREQTLNQLLTEMDGFEGNTGIIIVAATNRPDVLDAALMRPGRFDRQVVVDRPDYAGRLQILGVHARGKTLSKDVDLDKIARRTPGYTGADLANLLNEAAILAARRQLTEVSMDEVNDAIERVMAGPEKKDRVMSEKRKRLVAYHEAGHALVGALMPDYDPVQKISIIPRGNAGGLTFFTPSEERMESGLYSRAYLQNQMAVALGGRVAEEIVYGEDEVTTGASNDLQQVARVARQMVTRFGMSDRLGPVALGRSQGGMFLGRDIASERDFSEDTAAAIDEEVSLLVAEAYKRAIAVLNGNRSVLDELAEMLVERETVDAEDLQELLIRSDVRVAEYV